Proteins encoded by one window of Pempheris klunzingeri isolate RE-2024b chromosome 14, fPemKlu1.hap1, whole genome shotgun sequence:
- the nccrp1 gene encoding F-box only protein 50, translating to MSAAEWKRRCEEQWSLQGAPMPDSLDWKSVYEAKPLGRNLLRNPAPHGLSKDTPPPEPELPEEPTRGPPQFQPDGDFSGWTTSTEVLPYDTSGIPEGAVICELPQHSWFTMEQVVDLKAEGLWEELLDDFQPEIVIQDWYEESQLHKSIYQLHVKLLGADKSTVISEHTVSPTEDLSTYSHTWKEVSHVFSGYGPGVRYVHFLHRLKNQFMMQFFSTVFTDSSVIVRPTKTSSS from the exons ATGTCTGCCGCCGAATGGAAGAGGAGGTGTGAGGAGCAGTGGAGCCTGCAGGGCGCACCGATGCCCGACAGCCTGGACTGGAAGTCCGTGTATGAAGCCAAGCCGCTGGGGAGGAACCTGCTGAGGAACCCTGCGCCCCACG GTTTGAGTAAGGACACTCCTCCACCCGAACCTGAGCTGCCTGAGGAGCCAACACGTGGACCTCCACAGTTTCAACCTGATG GTGACTTCAGCGGCTGGACCACAAGCACAGAAGTGCTCCCCTATGATACCAGTGGCATTCCAGAAGGTGCTGTGATCTGTGAATTGCCTCAGCACAG CTGGTTCACCATGGAGCAGGTTGTGGACCTTAAGGCTGAGGGACTGTGGGAAGAGCTGCTGGATGATTTTCAGCCTGAAATCGTCATCCAAGACTG GTATGAGGAGAGTCAGCTGCATAAGTCCATCTACCAGCTGCATGTCAAGTTACTGGGTGCGGACAAAAGCACCGTGATCTCAGAGCACACGGTCAGCCCCACCGAGGACCTCAGCACCTATTCACACACGTGGAAGGAG GTGTCGCACGTGTTCTCTGGCTATGGACCCGGGGTGAGATATGTCCACTTCCTGCATCGGCTGAAGAACCAATTCATGATGCAGTTCTTCTCCACGGTGTTCACTGACAGCTCAGTGATCGTCAGACCAACCAAAACCAGCAGCTCCTAG